The proteins below come from a single Iocasia fonsfrigidae genomic window:
- the sleB gene encoding spore cortex-lytic enzyme: MSKRLSTICVVISVGLIVIFLAVFYISKSQAAQPTVSWGSRGSGVIVLQRKLRNWGYYSGSIDGTFGSETYRAVVNFQRKNRLRVDGVVGAETWAALGYEGGGRDRTTRVSGSAGVSRSNNVEMIARLVHAEARGEPYEGQVAVAAILLNRVDSPSFPNTISGVIYQPLAFESVANGQFNLAPNNDNIRAARSAINGWDPTHGSLFFWNPSKPVNQWIWSRQIVRRIGSHVFAR; the protein is encoded by the coding sequence ATGTCAAAACGGCTATCCACAATATGTGTTGTTATTTCTGTGGGTTTAATCGTTATATTCCTTGCAGTATTTTATATCTCTAAGAGCCAGGCTGCTCAACCGACAGTTAGCTGGGGGAGTAGAGGCTCAGGGGTGATTGTATTACAGAGGAAACTTCGGAACTGGGGTTATTATTCAGGTAGTATTGATGGTACCTTTGGTAGTGAAACATACCGTGCAGTAGTCAATTTTCAGCGTAAAAACAGATTAAGGGTTGATGGAGTAGTTGGGGCAGAAACCTGGGCAGCACTGGGCTATGAGGGCGGTGGTAGAGACCGAACAACCAGGGTATCAGGAAGTGCTGGAGTGAGTAGGAGTAATAATGTTGAGATGATTGCCAGGTTAGTTCACGCTGAGGCCAGGGGTGAACCATATGAGGGACAGGTGGCAGTAGCTGCTATTTTACTAAATAGGGTTGATAGTCCTTCATTTCCTAATACTATAAGTGGAGTTATTTACCAACCACTGGCTTTTGAATCAGTAGCCAATGGTCAATTTAATTTAGCACCAAATAATGATAATATCAGGGCGGCCAGGTCAGCAATTAATGGATGGGACCCAACACACGGTTCACTCTTTTTCTGGAATCCTTCTAAACCTGTTAATCAATGGATATGGTCACGACAGATTGTAAGGAGGATAGGCAGTCATGTCTTTGCCCGTTAG
- a CDS encoding DUF523 domain-containing protein has protein sequence MILVSACLMGKNCRYDGGNQKDLKLIKLLKDKDISLLCPEVEAGLNTPRPPAEIIKGDGCDVLQKKAQVLNKKGEDVTDSFIRGCQKALAGIDFTEVEFAVLKSRSPSCGVNKIYSGKFDGKLKKGSGVTAAFLKGKGIAVYTEEEIDKIIGLMK, from the coding sequence ATGATACTGGTCAGTGCTTGTTTAATGGGTAAGAACTGCCGCTATGATGGTGGTAATCAAAAGGATTTGAAATTAATTAAATTATTGAAAGATAAGGATATTTCTTTGCTATGTCCGGAGGTAGAGGCTGGATTAAATACACCACGTCCCCCAGCAGAGATTATTAAAGGTGATGGCTGTGATGTTTTGCAGAAAAAGGCGCAGGTCCTTAATAAAAAGGGGGAGGATGTAACTGATAGTTTTATCAGGGGCTGCCAGAAGGCTTTGGCCGGGATTGATTTTACTGAGGTAGAATTTGCTGTTTTAAAATCCAGAAGCCCTTCATGTGGGGTCAATAAGATTTATTCCGGGAAATTTGATGGAAAATTGAAAAAGGGCTCTGGTGTTACGGCAGCTTTTTTAAAGGGTAAAGGTATAGCAGTTTATACAGAGGAAGAAATTGATAAAATTATAGGTTTAATGAAATAG
- a CDS encoding FmdB family zinc ribbon protein, producing the protein MPTYLYECENCGRFEEFQKITEEPLETCPKCDGTVKRIIGSPGIIFKGSGFYVTDNKSSDNSTTKTENNKEEKTENSGAKQEKVS; encoded by the coding sequence ATGCCAACTTATCTCTATGAGTGTGAAAATTGCGGACGGTTTGAAGAATTTCAAAAAATTACAGAGGAACCACTGGAGACCTGTCCTAAGTGTGATGGTACTGTAAAAAGGATTATTGGTTCACCAGGTATTATCTTTAAGGGTTCTGGTTTTTATGTGACAGATAATAAAAGTAGTGATAATAGTACTACTAAAACTGAAAATAATAAGGAAGAAAAGACAGAGAACAGTGGTGCTAAACAAGAAAAGGTATCTTAA
- the rlmD gene encoding 23S rRNA (uracil(1939)-C(5))-methyltransferase RlmD, with translation MTTELKKGDIVEIELDNLAHGGECVGHFADGLAVFVPGGIPGERVKIRITVKKKNYARGELLKVLQPVETRTEPVCSVADGCGGCQLQHVDYQEQLLHKKQMVIDLLKRIGGFENIKVNEPIGVDYPFNYRNKAQFPLTKTEDKKIATGFYKKGSHNVVVNESCIIQHPLINRIVARTLAVLNDYEMSVYNERTHRGLLRHLVIRTGVCTNQALLTIVTSRKTFKDGKEIASKLLQQIPELVGVIQNINREKTNVIMGGKNIILAGQDYYLDFIGNVRFKISPFSFFQVNTLQTRKLYDIVKKYANLAGKETVLDAYCGIGSIALYLADGAKKIIGIEVVVMAIEDARENARLNNIDNCQFITGRVEEILPRLVKDGLKPDLVVFDPPRKGLDERVIKVINKIQPARIIYVSCNPATLSRDLARMKENYEIKAIQPVDMFPQTYHVETVVSLQLKEGIL, from the coding sequence ATGACTACTGAATTAAAAAAAGGTGATATTGTTGAAATAGAGCTTGATAATCTTGCTCATGGTGGTGAGTGTGTCGGGCATTTTGCTGATGGATTAGCTGTTTTTGTTCCTGGCGGGATTCCTGGAGAGCGGGTTAAAATAAGAATTACTGTTAAAAAGAAAAACTATGCCAGGGGTGAGTTATTGAAAGTTTTACAACCTGTTGAGACCAGGACTGAACCAGTATGCTCTGTGGCTGATGGCTGTGGAGGATGTCAGCTGCAGCATGTAGATTATCAAGAACAATTATTACATAAAAAACAAATGGTTATTGATTTATTAAAAAGAATCGGTGGCTTTGAAAATATAAAAGTCAATGAGCCTATTGGAGTAGACTATCCTTTTAATTATCGCAATAAAGCCCAATTTCCACTGACTAAAACTGAAGACAAAAAAATTGCAACAGGTTTTTATAAAAAGGGCAGCCATAATGTGGTTGTAAATGAAAGTTGTATAATTCAGCATCCCCTGATAAACAGGATTGTTGCCAGAACACTTGCTGTGTTAAATGATTATGAAATGAGTGTCTACAATGAAAGGACTCACCGTGGTTTATTAAGGCATTTGGTGATTAGAACAGGAGTCTGTACCAACCAGGCACTTTTAACAATTGTAACCAGTAGGAAGACGTTTAAGGATGGCAAAGAGATTGCCAGCAAGCTATTACAGCAAATTCCGGAACTGGTGGGAGTAATCCAGAATATTAACCGGGAAAAAACCAATGTAATTATGGGCGGTAAAAATATTATACTGGCAGGTCAGGATTATTATCTAGACTTTATTGGGAATGTACGATTCAAAATCTCACCATTTTCTTTTTTTCAGGTAAATACACTACAAACCAGGAAGTTATATGACATTGTTAAAAAATACGCTAATTTGGCCGGTAAGGAAACAGTCCTTGATGCTTACTGTGGTATTGGGAGTATCGCATTATACCTGGCTGATGGTGCCAAAAAAATAATTGGAATTGAAGTGGTAGTAATGGCCATTGAGGATGCCAGAGAAAATGCCCGTTTAAATAATATTGATAACTGTCAATTCATAACCGGCAGGGTAGAAGAAATACTCCCCAGACTGGTCAAAGACGGCTTAAAGCCTGATCTGGTGGTTTTTGACCCTCCCAGAAAAGGCCTTGATGAAAGAGTGATTAAGGTTATCAATAAAATACAACCTGCCAGGATTATTTATGTTTCCTGTAATCCTGCAACCCTGAGTAGAGATCTGGCTAGGATGAAGGAAAATTATGAGATAAAAGCTATCCAGCCGGTAGACATGTTTCCTCAGACTTATCATGTGGAAACAGTGGTATCTTTGCAGCTAAAAGAAGGTATTTTATGA
- a CDS encoding RNA polymerase sigma factor → MAENIFSNNYSNDTNDKILVELAKQGKLEALEELVLKHQSWIYNISLRMTGSIHDAEDTTQEILIKILTRLSTFNGKSSFRTWLYRIVANHVFNMNRKKQEYLFSSFEEHRNLLKHSPDMRLDDSYIRNIEQKVLVEETKVRCLMGMILCLDRKQRLVFILGSVFSTSSKIGGEIMEISPENFRKILSRARKQLRSYIDERCSLLNKHGSCKCIRKTQAAIEAGYVNPDNLQFETGYIKIVKDFASQHSSKVDDTLSMSFHLLFKEQPFWDSPDYIRLLNEKIKTIETAWGGLKSK, encoded by the coding sequence ATGGCAGAAAATATTTTTAGTAATAATTATAGTAATGATACAAATGACAAAATACTTGTAGAATTGGCAAAACAAGGTAAATTAGAGGCGCTGGAAGAACTGGTCTTAAAACATCAGTCCTGGATTTACAATATTTCTTTGCGTATGACAGGAAGTATTCATGATGCTGAAGATACTACACAGGAGATTTTGATTAAAATATTAACTAGACTCTCTACATTCAATGGCAAGAGCAGCTTTCGTACCTGGCTGTATCGTATTGTGGCAAATCATGTATTTAATATGAATAGGAAAAAGCAGGAATACCTTTTTTCGTCTTTTGAGGAACATAGAAATTTACTGAAACATTCCCCTGATATGAGACTGGATGATTCTTATATTAGGAATATAGAGCAGAAGGTATTGGTTGAAGAGACAAAAGTTCGTTGTCTTATGGGTATGATTCTTTGTCTGGATAGAAAACAAAGACTAGTTTTTATCCTGGGGTCGGTTTTTTCAACAAGCTCAAAAATAGGTGGAGAAATTATGGAAATTAGTCCTGAAAATTTCCGAAAGATATTATCAAGAGCAAGAAAACAATTGAGGTCTTATATAGATGAGAGATGCAGTTTGTTAAATAAACATGGCAGTTGTAAATGTATTCGTAAAACTCAAGCTGCTATAGAGGCAGGTTATGTTAATCCTGATAATTTACAATTTGAAACTGGATATATAAAGATAGTAAAAGATTTTGCTTCTCAACATTCTAGTAAGGTTGATGATACATTAAGCATGAGTTTTCATCTTTTATTTAAAGAACAGCCTTTTTGGGATTCGCCGGATTATATTAGATTATTAAATGAAAAGATTAAGACAATAGAAACAGCCTGGGGAGGTCTAAAATCTAAATGA